A region of Salvelinus alpinus chromosome 6, SLU_Salpinus.1, whole genome shotgun sequence DNA encodes the following proteins:
- the LOC139578518 gene encoding protein PRRC2C-like isoform X2, protein MSEKSGQSTKAKDGKTKYATLSLFNTYKGKSLETQKTAVAARHGLQSLGKVAVSRRMPPPANLPSLKAENKGNDPNVNIVPKDGSGWASRPEGGDDRQSETPPPQPKPAAPQPPEVSSSIGGSRSWANSKPPPQLEGGAPRVSSQFHQEFPSLQAAGEAEKGEGQEEEPYGPGPSLRPQNVGSWREGGGRNLTTGASPSEMDSRGPEEGGSVFSTPSPPGEAEEGGRVPPNEKGEVRERLPLSVQPAPLSSQSQLQSSSSVPAQPKLNGGQQASAGVPPQFHPQFRGMMPPYMFHAYPRMPFAPVPGNIRYPVPQDGARRVRPQQGPPQAWLKDPDRPSIISATELKELDNLDTEADEGWAGAQMEVDYTEKLNFSDDEENQAAKGKGENWEWIGKVKRMRPPRPSDGQEGSKGSWVDGRDPRAPSPGTMGQYKTGPPQDYQGQPGGRLVGSRAPRVVKPPTAAPSGEEDSEAWRQQRKKQDLSEAVERARRRREEEEKRMEEQRLAACAEKLKRLNEKLRPATEATSVPSPETTNEEMRAVCEDTPPLSVPPPISSPAPSQAGPLPQPLTIPAPLQDRERMERERMERERMERERMERERMERERMERERMERERMERERMERERMARERMERVEPSAEESQFVPRQPSPPVQRPESIPPEPQLGEGPLGEVGPLGEVGPLGEVGPLGEVGPLGEVGPLGEVGPLGEVGHLSEVSHLSEVSPLVDESQTERLIPIPIREYFSTDESRVEERVPLSLHRMDPPIGEDTPVAPPDLEGEAGAAIRPSLTSGYSKQFQKSLPPRFLRQQEQMKQQQWQQQQQQGGGGGGGGGTVSPSGGGAGGGGSVATPQQQQHRSLYQPIGPPHHQQHLANMGFDPRWLMMQSYMDPRIMSGRPPLDMPNMHPGPGRMGPKQIVRREAGDKSSSSSDSFDHLTRPIRDHSLPSEPRTVWGSDPYAQTDPLTSVTPPKGWEDKDTRLDSGLELDRGSPVIYPSQDISPLEPRSKTDFFRNPTEPMSGFGPGPEEAPGSLQTERGPGESPFEPEEPCLPTGEEVEALGQAMLQRTISQGSSHSLKLDEPRFDSLPLGTKTLELQDAGERPGPDQLNPRKEPFSQAAVANNRPNPPSDSLHKPEKLPLSAPSKQKAELRLGGRSVAGRREGPGGERPVRRSGPIKKPVLRDMKEEREQREERERHRERGERPKKEERGGAKAAFAAAAVSGAPRDRPQGERERDRERDGKREAPETEEGSMNGPQRSRDTQALSGAQTPASQDNKTDKPTTNDKHPEPKLSCRKESNLPPRAYRREERERERERERERDREREMERDRERDWPADGFRARGRGEYYSRGRSFRGTYSGRNRGGRGRSRGEYPYREPRSRSDLQAAGGGIAFRCCREESETRSESSDFEVMPKRRRRRGSNTESESEGGRESASDTGASDREPSAKPPRPLRRELPGEPRSGPHKPGFGPPHLGEKGGLRGGDEEGRPKPGFLPKGEPSRRGRGGLYSRRGGTRERGGPRSAPLRRPGTRELSSQWPSRPMETFRPEDTEPSSRYDNRDTHSDRRPVRGDRDRPFEVKKFGEGGPQSSRDRERPRRPRPARPPRQDKPPRFRRLKEREAAVLAGGETGPVPTSTASLPALVRASGPGPVSLSPTLSRASGTPVTMTVEGGPTAADLHLTSDPALPDATPPTTSAMGTKSPDFSNQNSSDQANEEWETASESSDFNERREREERRGALEAANAATQPSAPAPLPPQGSAPPSRTPTEGGMTPKREAAGPAWARRSFSSQRPVERQNRRGNSGPKPGRGYTGGKGERRGGTKAGRRGAAPNPDSAPGGGAVRPGGKDPSGRRKDDAKQTKQKPKEKENALLQFDLNNYASVVIIDDHPEVTTLEDTQSNTADDGFTEVVSRKQQKRLQDEERRKKEEQTTQHYGKKGSGEKGRGGGGGKLPPRFAKKQQQQQASQQQQASLPQPPPPPKKNKPHLSAPQFPPPSQPAAAPQTLEGSLTPLPSALTPTIVDFSSKTSLPPVALATQPHSTLGTELWENKVAGSTVLPDVKKLGPISPPQPPSVSAWNKPLTTFTGAVTPEGVKPGSEGSVDLGMDRIQFGAPSSAGSTDSDGVPAMLETGPDNKLPAPKEQRQKQPRAGPIKTQKIPDMEPKEYKPGPIGKERSLRNRKAKDIHGGEGEGLDGGIAPGGGASRAVDSSPTNTDTSVPELGGDIEGMITIASAEYASSSKESVTDYTTPSSSLADSVPTGGSKMEESLVANVPLPHSLPLPRREALQQSSGLSTVSPASVDLTLKMESARKAWENSPSLVEKSSPVTSSSPITSCTSSSYSSFSSASMPQIPVASVTPSTSLTGAGTYTTSSLSTKTTTASDPPNICKVKPQQLQTGSMSGTSFSQLGCVAPLLPQQQQTPQVYVSQSAAAQIPAFYMDTSHLFSNPRLAPPSLAQQQGYQPRLSQPYKALFSPLQQAAGQQIPIPIYAPLQGQHQHQHTHQHTHSHQAQLGLNTGPPVSQPQDLFSSSLQPYRSQQAFMQSSLSQPSPMMLSGPSLHSYPGVGGPDLGKPQSSLAYQQPSNTHIPILFEPQLNQPSGMGGSQLIDTHLLQRQGMSQHSNLYSGQVQQHGQNSYYSNTQSPSSAMQQVQVPLPGSQLGLPNYGSGGGQPLLALPPTPPQAQPPSLSRQPPVSQPYRGPFGPGPTHSMMQPPSSKMCEMDLKLFGSGMDMKPGTPPHSARSTTPTSSPYRASSTSPSSQSSKMNSMLYQKQFQPSSAAMRVTQHFPGQFNPQILSQPNMVSPLVRPPPHTQHANSFGGGMQRSPMGPPPMSPSLGGGLMPHPRPLPQQQQFPQQHLSHPPRGPPPPLAPRGPPGPRGNQAEQDLKAKQRAEVLQSTHKFFSEQQLKAPSVSKPSRLDQGGGKSPLDILPPNHQTVGVVERPEPDKSSLSVGKPIRTGPIKPQAIKPEEGK, encoded by the exons ATGTTGGTAGTTGGCGAGAGGGCGGGGGCAGGAATCTGACCACAGGAGCCAGCCCTTCTGAGATGGACAGCCGTGGGCCAGAGGAGGGAGGGTCGGTTTTCAGCACCCCCTCACCCCCTGGGGAGGCGGAGGAGGGGGGCAGGGTGCCCCCTAATGAGAAGGGAGAAGTCAGGGAGAGGCTGCCCCTGTCTGTCCAGCCTGCACCCCTCTCCTCCCAGTCCCAGCTACAATCATCCTCCTCTGTGCCTGCCCAGCCTAAACTCAACGGGGGCCAGCAGGCCTCTGCCGGGGTGCCTCCCCAGTTCCACCCCCAGTTCAGGGGCATGATGCCACCTTAT ATGTTCCACGCGTACCCCAGAATGCCCTTTGCTCCAGTGCCAGGGAACATAAGATACCCTGTTCCACAGGATGGAGCcag GAGGGTCCGTCCCCAGCAGGGCCCCCCCCAGGCCTGGCTCAAGGATCCAGACAGACCCTCCATCATCAGCGCCACAGAGCTCAAAGAGCTTGACAACCTGGACACTGAAGCTGACGAGGGCTGGGCTG GAGCTCAGATGGAGGTAGACTACACAGAGAAACTCAACTTCAGTGACGATGAGGAGAACCAAGCCGCCAAGGGGAAAGGAGAAAACTG GGAGTGGATCGGTAAAGTGAAGCGGATGAGGCCGCCACGCCCCTCAGATGGCCAGGAGGGCAGCAAAGGCTCATGGGTAGATGGAAGGGACCCCAGGGCGCCCTCCCCAGGCACTATGGGGCAGTACAAGACCGGCCCACCACAGGACTACCAG GGTCAGCCAGGTGGGCGCTTGGTAGGCAGCAGAGCCCCTCGCGTGGTCAAACCCCCCACCGCAGCTCCCTCTGGCGAGGAGGATTCAGAGGCCTGGCGCCAGCAACGCAAGAAGCAGGACCTGTCGGAAGCAGTAGAAAGAGCCAggcggaggagagaagaggaggagaagaggatggAAGAGCAGAGACTCGCCGCCTGCGCAGAGAAACTCAAGCGCCTTAACGAGAAACTCCGCCCAGCAACAGAGGCCACGTCCGTCCCTTCCCCAGAGACAACCAATGAAGAGATGAGAGCTGTGTGTGAAGACACACCCCCTTTGTCTGTTCCTCCCCCCATCTCCAGCCCTGCACCTTCTCAGGCTGGCCCTCTCCCACAGCCCCTGACCATACCAGCCCCTCtccaagacagagagaggatggaaagagagaggatggaaagagagaggatggaaagagagaggatggaaagagagaggatggaaagagagaggatggaaagagagaggatggaaagagagaggatggaaagagagaggatggaaagagagaggatggcAAGAGAGAGGATGGAAAGAGTAGAGCCTAGTGCGGAGGAGAGTCAGTTTGTGCCTCGCCAGCCCAGCCCTCCAGTTCAAAGACCAGAGTCCATACCCCCAGAGCCTCAGCTCGGAGAGGGCCCCCTAGGTGAGGTGGGCCCCCTAGGTGAGGTGGGCCCCCTAGGTGAGGTGGGCCCCCTAGGTGAGGTGGGCCCCCTAGGTGAGGTGGGCCCCCTAGGTGAGGTGGGCCCCCTAGGTGAGGTGGGCCACCTGAGCGAGGTAAGCCACCTGAGCGAGGTAAGCCCCCTGGTGGATGAGAGCCAGACTGAGAGACTGATTCCCATACCTATCCGAGAGTACTTCAGCACCGATGAGAGTAGAG tggagGAGCGTGTGCCCCTGTCTCTGCACCGTATGGACCCCCCCATTGGAGAGGACACCCCGGTGGCCCCCCCAGAcctggagggagaggcaggggctGCCATACGCCCCTCTCTCACCTCGGGATACTCCAAACAATTCCAGAAGTCTCTGCCCCCACGCTTCCTCAGGCAGCAG GAGCAGATGAAGCAGCAGCAgtggcagcagcaacagcagcagggtggtggaggaggaggtggtggtgggacTGTGTCCCCATCAGGGGGAGGTGCGGGTGGAGGAGGAAGTGTAGCTaccccccagcagcagcagcaccgcTCCCTGTACCAGCCCATTGGCCCCCCTCACCATCAGCAGCACCTGGCTAACATGGGCTTTGACCCCCGCTGGCTCATGATGCAGTCATACATGGACCCCCGCATAATGTCTGGAAGACCACCGCTCGACATGCCAAACATGCACCCTGGACCTG GGCGGATGGGTCCTAAGCAGATAGTTCGTAGAGAAGCAGGGGACAAGTCCAGCTCCAGTTCTGACTCCTTTGACCACCTGACCAGGCCAATACGGGACCACAGTCTCCCCTCTGAACCACGTACGGTGTGGGGGTCTGATCCGTACGCACAAACTGATCCCCTAACCTCTGTCACTCCCCCTAAAGGATGGGAGGACAAGGACACCAG GTTGGACTCTGGGTTGGAGCTGGACCGAGGTTCACCAGTTATTTACCCCAGCCAGGATATCAGTCCTCTTGAGCCCCGCAGCAAGACTGACTTCTTCAGAAACCCCACAGAGCCCATGTCAGGGTTTGGTCCGGGCCCCGAGGAGGCTCCAGGATccctgcagacagagagagggcctGGTGAGTCCCCTTTTGAGCCAGAGGAGCCTTGCCTGCCCACTGGAGAGGAGGTTGAGGCTCTGGGACAGGCCATGCTACAGAGGACCATCTCCCAGGGCTCCAGCCACTCACTCAAACTGGACGAGCCTAGGTTCGACAGCCTCCCCTTGGGCACAAAGACACTTGAGCTCCAGGATGCAGGGGAGAGGCCAGGCCCAGACCAACTGAATCCTAGGAAAGAGCCTTTCTCCCAGGCTGCTGTGGCCAACAACAGGCCCAACCCTCCATCCGACAGCCTCCACAAGCCAGAGAAGCTGCCCTTGTCAGCCCCTAGCAAGCAGAAGGCTGAGTTGCGTTTGGGAGGGAGGTCAGTGGCCGGCCGGAGGGAAGGGCCAGGGGGTGAGAGGCCTGTACGCAGGTCTGGACCCATTAAGAAACCTGTACTCCGAGAcatgaaggaagagagagagcagcgggaggagagagaacgacacagagagagaggggagagacccaAGAAGGAGGAGCGAGGAGGAGCAAAAGCTGCCTTCGCAGCTGCTGCTGTGTCTGGGGCCCCCAGGGACAGGCcccagggagaaagagagagggacagggagagggatgGGAAGAGGGAGGCCCCTGAGACTGAGGAGGGGTCTATGAATGGCCCCCAGAGATCCAGAGACACACAGGCCCTATCAGGAGCACAGACACCAGCCTCCCAGGACAACAAGACAGACAAACCAACAACCAATGATAAACACCCTGAACCTAAACTATCCTGTAGGAAGGAGTCCAACCTACCTCCAAGGGCCTACCGccgtgaggagagggagagggagagagagagagaaagggaaagggatcgggaaagagagatggagcgggacagagagagagactggccgGCTGATGGTTTTCGAGCCAGAGGCAGAGGGGAGTACTACTCGCGAGGACGGAGTTTCCGGGGGACTTACAGTGGTCGAAATAGAGGTGGCCGGGGTCGTAGTCGAGGGGAGTACCCTTACCGGGAGCCACGCTCTCGCTCAGACCTCCAAGCCGCCGGTGGCGGCATTGCCTTCCGCTGCTGTCGTGAAGAGAGCGAGACGCGCAGCGAGAGCTCCGACTTCGAGGTGATGCCCAAACGCAGGAGGCGCCGTGGCTCCAATACCGAATCAGAGAGTGAAGGAGGACGGGAGTCCGCTAGCGACACGGGGGCTTCAGACCGTGAGCCCAGCGCTAAACCACCCCGGCCGCTCCGCAGGGAACTACCAGGAGAGCCCCGCTCCGGACCACACAAACCTGGCTTTGGACCCCCTCACCTGGGAGAGAAAGGAGGGCTCAGGGGAGGAGACGAGGAGGGTAGGCCCAAGCCAGGCTTCCTGCCCAAAGGAGAGCCGTCACGGCGGGGGAGAGGGGGCCTGTACAGCAGGCGAGGGGGAACCAGGGAGAGAGGAGGTCCTAGGTCAGCTCCTCTCAGACGACCAGGAACCAGAGAGTTGTCCTCCCAGTGGCCCTCAAGACCCATGGAGACCTTCCGCCCTGAGGACACAGAACCCTCATCACGCTACGACAATCGGGACACCCACTCTGACCGACGGCCTGTACGAGGGGACAGAGACCGTCCTTTCGAGGTGAAGAAGTTTGGTGAGGGGGGACCACAGagtagcagagacagagagaggccccGTCGTCCTCGTCCAGCCCGACCCCCCAGACAGGACAAACCCCCCCGCTTCCGgaggctgaaggagagagaggctgCCGTCttagctggaggagagacaggacctGTACCCACCTCCACTGCCTCCCTCCCAGCCTTAGTGCGTGCCTCTGGGCCtggccctgtctccctgtcccctaCCCTCTCCAGAGCTTCAGGGACCCCTGTCACCATGACTGTAGAGGGGGGACCCACAGCCGCTGACCtgcacctgacctctgacccagcCCTGCCTGATGCCACCCCTCCCACCACCTCTGCCATGGGCACCAAGTCACCTGACTTTTCCAACCAGAACTCTTCTGACCAGGCCAACGAGGAGTGGGAGACGGCGTCAGAGAGCAGTGACTTTAACGAAcggagagaacgagaggagaggaggggagcgcTGGAGGCTGCTAACGCAGCTACCCAGCCCTCGGCCCCAGCCCCCCTACCCCCTCAAGGCTCAGCACCCCCCAGTAGGACCCCCACTGAGGGAGGGATGACGCCCAAACGCGAAGCAGCGGGGCCTGCCTGGGCCAGGAGGAGTTTCTCCAGTCAGCGTCCGGTGGAGAGGCAGAATCGCAGGGGGAACAGCGGACCCAAACCAGGCCGTGGCTACactggggggaagggagagaggagaggagggaccaaGGCTGGACGCAGAGG agCTGCCCCTAACCCAGACTCAGCCCCAGGTGGGGGAGCAGTGCGCCCTGGGGGTAAAGATCCATCTGGACGCAGGAAGGACGatgccaaacagaccaaacagaaaCCCAAGGAGAAGGAGAATGCTTTGTTGCAGTTTGACCTCAACAACTACGcca GTGTGGTGATCATAGATGACCATCCAGAGGTGACTACCTTAGAGGACACCCAGTCTAACACTGCAGACGACGGCTTCACTGAGGTGGTCTCACGTAAACAACAGAAACGATTAcaggacgaggagaggaggaagaaagaaGAACAGACTACACAg CACTATGGGAAGAAAGgatcaggggagaaggggagaggaggaggaggaggcaagcTGCCTCCCAGATTCGCCaaaaagcagcagcagcaacaagcATCGCAACAACAGCAAGCCTCACTGCCAcagcccccacccccccccaaaaaaaacaagcCCCATCTCTCTGCCCCCCAGTTCCCTCCCCCTTCCCAGCCTGCTGCCGCTCCCCAGACTCTGGAGGGCTCTTTAACCCCTCTACCCTCCGCCCTGACCCCCACCATCGTGGACTTCAGCTCGAAGACCTCCCTGCCACCTGTGGCCCTAGCCACGCAGCCCCACAGCACTCTGGGTACGGAACTCTGGGAAAACAAGGTGGCCGGATCCACCGTCCTGCCCGACGTCAAGAAAC tTGGACCTATCAGCCCTCCTCAGCCTCCTTCAGTCAGTGCCTGGAACAAACCTCTCACCACCTTCACTGGGGCCGTCACTCCTGAG GGAGTCAAACCTGGCTCAGAAGGCAGTGTGGATCTGGGGATGGACAGGATCCAGTTTGGAGCCCCGTCCTCAGCTGGCAGTACAGACAGCGATGGTGTACCAGCCATGCTAGAGACTGGACCTGACAACAAACTACCTGCTCCTAaagaacagagacagaaacagcccCGTGCGGGGCCCATCAAAACACAGAAG atCCCTGACATGGAGCCTAAGGAGTACAAGCCTGGCCCTATCGGTAAAGAACGCTCCCTTCGTAACCGCAAGGCTAAGGACATCcatgggggggagggagagggtctGGATGGGGGGATAGCACCAGGAGGAGGGGCCAGCAGAGCGGTGGACTCCAGCCCTACCAACACCGACACCTCTGTTCCTGAGCTGGGGGGTGACATCGAGGGGATGATCACCATAGCCTCTGCAGAGTATGCCAGCAGTTCCAAG GAGTCAGTGACTGACTACACCACCCCTTCGTCGTCTCTGGCTGACAGCGTTCCTACTGGAGGGAGTAAGATGGAGGAGAGCCTGGTAGCCAACGTGCCCCTGCCccactctctgcctctccctcgtAGAGAGGCGCTACAGCAGAGCTCCGGCCTCAGTACTGTCTCTCCTGCTAGCGTTGACCTCACACTGAAG ATGGAGTCAGCTCGTAAAGCGTGGGAGAACTCCCCCAGCCTGGTAGAGAAGAGCTCTCCTGTCACCTCCTCTTCTCCCATCACCTCCTGCAcgtcctcctcctactcctccttctcctctgcctCCATGCCTCAGATACCAGTGGCCTCCGTTACGCCAAGCACCTCTCTGACag gTGCTGGGACCTACACCACGTCCTCTCTGAGCACTAAGACCACCACGGCCTCTGACCCCCCCAACATCTGCAAGGTGAAACCCCAGCAGCTGCAGACTGGATCCATGAGCGGGACCAGCTTCTCCCAGCTGGGCTGTGTGGCCCCCTTGCTGCCCCAGCAGCAACAGACTCCACAGGTCTACGTCTCCCAGTCTGCAGCAG CCCAGATTCCAGCGTTCTACATGGACACCAGTCACCTGTTCAGCAACCCCCGCCTGGCACCTCCCTCTCTGGCACAGCAGCAGGGCTACCAGCCTAGACTCTCACAG CCTTATAAGGCCTTATTTTCTCCCCTCCAGCAGGCAGCAGGGCAGCAGATTCCAATCCCCATCTATGCTCCCCTGCAGGGCCAGCAccaacaccaacacacacaccaacacacacactctcaccagGCCCAGCTAGGCCTCAACACCGGACCTCCCGTCTCCCAGCCACAGGACCTCTTCAGCTCCTCACTGCagccttacag GTCTCAGCAGGCCTTTATGCAGAGCAGCCTGTCCCAGCCCAGCCCCATGATGTTATCAGGGCCGTCTCTCCACAGCTACCCCGGGGTTGGGGGCCCTGACCTGGGCAAGCCTCAGTCCAGCCTGGCCTACCAGCagccctccaacacacacatccccatcCTGTTTGAACCACAGCTCAACCAGCCCTCTGGCATGGGAGGATCCCAGCTGATAGACACACACCTACTGCAG CGTCAGGGGATGAGTCAGCATTCTAACCTGTACTCGGGGCAGGTGCAGCAACACGGACAGAACAGTTACTATAGTAACACACAGTCTCCTAGCTCTGCCATGCAGCAG gtGCAAGTCCCTCTGCCGGGCTCCCAGCTAGGTCTTCCTAACTATGGTTCTGGGGGTGGCCAACCCCTCCTGGcgctgccccccacccctccccagGCTCAGCCCCCCAGCCTCAGCCGCCAGCCCCCCGTCTCTCAGCCCTACAGGGGTCCCTTTGGACCCGGAcccacacacagcatgatgcagccTCCCTCCAGCAAG ATGTGTGAGATGGACCTGAAGCTGTTTGGCAGTGGGATGGACATGAAGCCTGGAACTCCTCCTCACAGCGCTAGGAGcactacccctacatctagtccttacag GGCCAGCTCTACATCTCCCAGCAGCCAGTCCAGTAAGATGAACAGCATGCTGTACCAGAAACAGTTCCAGCCCAGCTCTGCTGCCATGAGGGTCACACAGCACTTCCCTGGACAGTTCAACCCacag ATTCTGTCTCAGCCCAACATGGTCTCTCCTCTGGTGCGCCCTCCCCCCCACACCCAACATGCTAACTCATTTGGTGGAGGGATGCAGCGTTCGCCAATGGGCCCACCACCCATGTCTCCCTCTCTGGGAGGAGGGCTGATGCCTCACCCCCGGCCGCTACCGCAGCAGCAGCAGTTCCCCCAGCAGCACCTCTCCCACCCCCCCAGAGGGCCTCCTCCCCCCCTCGCACCTCGAGGCCCACCAGGTCCCAGAGGCAACCAGGCAGAGCAGGACCTCAAG GCGAAGCAGCGAGCCGAGGTGCTCCAATCGACTCATAAATTCTTCTCAGAGCAGCAACTCAAGGCTCCGTCAGTCTCCAAACCCTCTCGTCTCGACCAGGGGGGAGGCAAATCCCCCCTCGACATCCTGCCCCCCAACCACCAGACCGTAGGAGTCGTGGAGCGCCCTGAGCCCGACAAATCCTCTCTGTCGGTGGGCAAGCCCATCCGGACCGGCCCTATCAAGCCCCAGGCCATCAAACCAGAGGAGGGGAAGTAG